A genomic stretch from uncultured Pseudodesulfovibrio sp. includes:
- a CDS encoding DUF748 domain-containing protein has product MLSFIDTIPYGSPRIRRILFWLLTSFIAYTLIGFFAVPPILKSVATSQIQKNLKRDTQIDDIYFNPFTHRLEVVNLRVKKLEGEGNLLSIDSIVAAPGVSSLWRLAPVVAYLHLDNFQLDITFFGDGKYSISDILGVPDAIAEDSKEKQPEENGVIFPFALYSFEMTNAKISFDDRPHNKKHVISNLSLIVPFTSSFTSLKKEFTQPKIHAVVNGDPVELTGRTLPFDETLLTEFELGAINIDLNQYWQYIPIETPLQLKDGKFTSDISLFFERPNAQRLNLFLGGGGKLTDMELVDPKEKSVLSAKEITFEMERFSLGDKTLILKDVTLNKPYFKVIRNKDNTINWPEYFPQSQRGEAGPKVKTKAENEAAFVLDIRKVQMIEGAVEWEDRHVKNGFKRTFFPLSFTGKEISTSGNRPSSIEATAGAEGKDKGVITIKGVATAEPLSAAVSVTGTNLPIPAYKSYINHAQPLIVYTGIAGFSANIDFKMEKDTPSLTMTDGTLTLRDIAIRKPDTERPSLGLTALDITGASMSLKDKSVTVADVKITSPFAHVILEKNGQIDLERLLASEKEILSDTEVVEAAEETWAGGWQAKIVHILVEEGIAGFQDQTLRHPADLGINNFKLELQDLSTRKEATMPFSMSGSWMGGGSFSGEGEASILPLWSNGRIRLNGIGLRPFDEYLDHYTELLVAKGAAFANLKYSLKGGDKPKIEVTGDTALGAVSIKDTFSKNEIVGIDTLEVNSISFKNEPNALSIGEINLNGPRALIHFSEDGQMNFRRALRLPPPPPPVEGENKKTTKNAPVTEKVQQVEETEPFFDSFTIGTVNMTKGAVTFKDESVNPDFSTELTAMNLRLTDVDQSPEARPKVEFKANIGTTPVSMTGVINPVITPIYSDLAISVNGIGLIPLTPYTLKNLAYPIEKGRLYADISFKTENWLLTADNKFFIEQLVLGKKDKRPGAPNVPVEFGLSLLQDSNGNMELNLPIRGELNDPDFRIGGIVFRAIVSMLFKALASPFSLIGSMFGGGENMDFVVFEPGRHALDTSGIEKVETIIKALSERKKLTLEVDGVIDPVADKNGLIEVLFENKIKQQKYNTLPRSEQAKKSVADMVITPEEYEDLLYEAYADEPDEEGIKPTTLFRTDRQPVEVMAKFIRDRIEITDQMLHDLAMDRAKTVKKSIVEKQPELTDRVFLLDRQDDAKGKTGVPAHRADLGIN; this is encoded by the coding sequence ATGCTGTCATTCATTGACACTATTCCATACGGATCCCCCAGAATACGCCGCATTCTCTTTTGGCTTTTGACATCATTCATAGCATACACCCTCATCGGTTTCTTTGCGGTACCACCCATTCTCAAAAGCGTGGCTACAAGCCAGATTCAGAAGAATCTGAAACGGGACACACAGATCGATGATATTTATTTCAATCCATTCACGCATCGTCTGGAAGTCGTCAATCTCAGAGTGAAGAAGCTCGAAGGCGAAGGAAATCTTCTTTCCATAGACAGCATCGTCGCTGCCCCGGGGGTTTCATCACTGTGGAGATTAGCCCCGGTCGTGGCATACCTGCACCTCGACAACTTCCAACTGGACATCACATTCTTCGGTGACGGAAAATACTCCATCTCTGACATCCTCGGCGTTCCGGATGCAATAGCCGAAGACTCAAAAGAGAAGCAGCCCGAAGAAAATGGGGTAATATTCCCCTTTGCTCTTTATAGTTTTGAAATGACCAATGCAAAGATCTCCTTTGATGATCGTCCACACAATAAGAAACACGTCATTTCCAATCTTTCCCTCATTGTTCCTTTCACCTCGTCCTTCACAAGCCTGAAGAAGGAATTCACCCAGCCCAAAATCCACGCCGTGGTCAATGGCGACCCTGTGGAACTCACAGGCCGCACACTTCCGTTTGACGAAACCCTGCTCACGGAATTTGAATTGGGGGCCATCAATATCGACCTCAACCAATACTGGCAGTATATCCCCATCGAAACGCCTCTCCAGCTGAAAGACGGCAAATTCACATCGGATATTTCTCTGTTTTTCGAACGTCCAAACGCTCAACGACTCAATCTTTTCCTCGGTGGCGGCGGCAAGCTGACTGACATGGAGCTTGTCGATCCCAAAGAAAAATCCGTACTTTCAGCCAAGGAAATCACCTTTGAAATGGAGCGTTTCTCCTTGGGAGACAAGACCTTAATCCTGAAAGATGTCACCTTGAACAAGCCCTATTTCAAGGTAATCAGGAATAAAGACAACACCATCAATTGGCCGGAATACTTCCCTCAATCGCAAAGAGGTGAAGCCGGCCCCAAAGTAAAAACCAAAGCAGAGAACGAGGCGGCTTTTGTTCTGGACATCCGCAAGGTGCAAATGATCGAAGGCGCAGTGGAATGGGAAGACCGCCATGTCAAAAACGGTTTCAAGCGGACGTTCTTTCCACTCTCATTCACAGGCAAGGAAATCTCTACCTCAGGGAACCGCCCCAGTTCCATTGAGGCAACAGCAGGAGCAGAAGGCAAGGACAAGGGAGTCATTACCATCAAGGGCGTTGCAACGGCAGAACCTCTTTCTGCAGCAGTCTCCGTTACCGGAACAAACCTTCCGATTCCGGCATACAAATCTTACATCAATCACGCTCAACCATTAATAGTGTATACCGGAATCGCGGGTTTTTCCGCCAACATCGATTTCAAAATGGAGAAGGACACTCCCTCCCTGACCATGACAGATGGGACCTTGACGTTACGAGATATTGCGATTCGCAAACCGGACACCGAAAGACCAAGCCTGGGACTGACCGCGCTCGATATAACCGGCGCATCCATGAGCCTGAAAGACAAATCCGTAACTGTTGCAGATGTCAAAATCACAAGTCCGTTCGCCCACGTCATTCTTGAAAAAAACGGGCAGATAGACCTGGAACGACTCTTGGCGAGTGAAAAGGAAATATTGAGCGACACTGAGGTCGTCGAGGCGGCAGAAGAAACCTGGGCAGGAGGATGGCAAGCAAAAATCGTCCATATTCTCGTTGAGGAAGGAATCGCAGGTTTCCAAGACCAGACGCTGAGGCATCCGGCCGATCTGGGTATCAATAATTTCAAGCTGGAACTGCAGGATCTTTCAACACGAAAAGAGGCCACCATGCCTTTTTCCATGAGTGGATCATGGATGGGAGGCGGATCTTTTTCCGGGGAGGGTGAGGCCTCCATTCTCCCGCTTTGGTCGAACGGGCGCATCCGCCTCAACGGAATTGGATTGCGACCTTTTGATGAATATCTGGACCACTATACGGAGCTGCTCGTTGCCAAGGGAGCGGCCTTCGCCAATCTGAAATATTCACTCAAGGGCGGCGACAAACCGAAAATCGAGGTGACCGGAGATACGGCCCTCGGCGCGGTGTCCATCAAGGATACCTTCAGCAAGAACGAAATAGTGGGTATTGACACACTTGAGGTCAATTCCATCTCCTTCAAGAATGAACCAAATGCTCTTTCCATCGGTGAGATCAATCTGAACGGACCGCGCGCGCTCATCCACTTCTCGGAAGATGGGCAAATGAATTTTCGCCGTGCCTTGCGTCTTCCTCCGCCGCCGCCACCTGTCGAAGGAGAAAATAAAAAAACAACCAAAAACGCGCCGGTGACCGAAAAAGTCCAACAGGTTGAGGAAACAGAACCATTTTTCGATTCCTTCACTATTGGCACCGTCAACATGACCAAAGGAGCGGTCACTTTCAAGGATGAAAGTGTCAACCCGGATTTCTCTACCGAACTGACAGCAATGAACCTGAGACTCACAGATGTCGACCAGTCACCCGAGGCTCGCCCCAAGGTGGAATTCAAAGCCAACATCGGCACCACTCCCGTTTCCATGACCGGAGTCATCAACCCGGTCATCACGCCTATCTATTCGGATCTGGCGATCTCCGTAAACGGCATAGGACTTATTCCCCTGACACCGTACACACTCAAGAATCTCGCTTACCCCATTGAAAAGGGCCGGCTGTACGCTGACATCTCTTTCAAAACGGAAAACTGGCTGCTCACCGCCGACAACAAGTTCTTCATAGAACAGCTCGTGCTGGGCAAGAAGGACAAACGACCTGGGGCTCCGAATGTCCCCGTGGAATTCGGTTTATCCCTGCTTCAGGACAGCAACGGCAATATGGAATTGAACCTTCCCATTCGAGGGGAATTGAACGACCCGGATTTCCGCATTGGCGGCATCGTGTTCAGGGCCATTGTCAGTATGTTGTTCAAGGCTCTGGCCTCACCCTTCAGTCTCATCGGGTCCATGTTCGGTGGCGGTGAGAATATGGACTTCGTGGTATTTGAACCCGGCAGACACGCACTGGATACCAGCGGAATAGAAAAGGTAGAGACCATTATCAAGGCACTGAGCGAACGAAAAAAGCTCACACTTGAAGTGGACGGTGTCATCGACCCGGTGGCAGATAAAAACGGTTTGATCGAAGTTCTCTTTGAAAACAAGATCAAGCAGCAAAAGTACAACACACTGCCCCGGTCCGAACAGGCCAAAAAAAGTGTCGCCGACATGGTCATCACACCCGAGGAATATGAAGACCTCCTGTACGAAGCATATGCCGATGAACCGGATGAAGAAGGGATCAAACCCACAACCCTGTTCAGAACTGACCGTCAACCTGTTGAGGTCATGGCAAAATTCATCCGTGACCGCATAGAGATCACGGACCAAATGCTCCACGACTTAGCCATGGACCGAGCCAAAACAGTCAAAAAATCCATCGTCGAAAAGCAGCCTGAATTAACGGATCGAGTCTTCCTTCTCGACCGACAGGACGATGCCAAAGGCAAAACAGGTGTCCCGGCACACAGGGCGGATCTTGGTATCAACTAA
- the moaA gene encoding GTP 3',8-cyclase MoaA produces MHAPIQDSHGRTASYMRISVTDRCNLRCTYCAGEGMEFIPHPDILRYEEILDLISLAEGFGVEKVRFTGGEPFVRKGFADFMINAARRFPEIDMCVTTNATLIGEHIERLAKAGVKRMNISLDTMDREKYEQITGRDEYRKVRENIDRCLDAGMTVKVNSVAMKGVNDDELPEFVKFASARDLDFRFIEFMPVGLETGWKDDLVWTADAILAEAAQLTELRPSLNGSRQGHGPARMYDIVNGKGRIGLISPYTNHFCATCNRLRITSDGLLRTCLFSDKVYNLRPALRNPKLGVDFVERIIRAASRTKPIGHDLLKKMPAGQGVCRTRMASIGG; encoded by the coding sequence ATGCACGCCCCTATTCAAGACAGTCACGGCCGTACGGCCAGTTATATGCGCATCAGTGTCACGGATCGATGTAATCTCCGTTGTACCTATTGTGCCGGGGAGGGAATGGAATTCATTCCTCACCCTGACATCCTGCGATACGAAGAAATACTGGATCTCATCTCCCTGGCCGAAGGGTTTGGTGTGGAAAAGGTGCGTTTTACCGGCGGTGAGCCTTTTGTCAGAAAGGGGTTTGCCGATTTCATGATCAATGCGGCCCGTCGTTTCCCTGAGATTGATATGTGCGTGACCACCAATGCCACGCTGATTGGTGAGCATATTGAACGTCTCGCCAAGGCCGGTGTCAAACGGATGAATATCTCTCTGGACACCATGGACCGGGAAAAATATGAGCAGATAACCGGGCGGGATGAATACCGCAAAGTCCGTGAGAACATTGATCGCTGTCTGGATGCAGGAATGACTGTCAAGGTCAACAGTGTTGCCATGAAAGGGGTTAATGATGATGAATTGCCGGAATTCGTGAAGTTCGCTTCGGCAAGGGATCTCGATTTCCGATTCATTGAGTTCATGCCCGTCGGCCTGGAGACTGGGTGGAAGGATGATCTTGTCTGGACGGCAGATGCCATTCTGGCAGAGGCCGCTCAACTGACCGAGCTACGCCCGTCCCTGAATGGCAGTAGGCAGGGGCATGGACCTGCGCGCATGTATGATATCGTGAACGGCAAAGGGCGCATCGGTTTGATCTCGCCGTACACCAATCATTTTTGTGCAACCTGCAACCGCTTGCGCATCACCTCGGATGGACTGCTCAGAACCTGCCTTTTTTCAGATAAAGTCTATAATCTCCGTCCGGCTTTGCGTAATCCGAAACTCGGCGTGGATTTTGTGGAACGTATCATTCGTGCCGCCAGTCGGACCAAACCCATCGGTCATGATCTGCTCAAGAAAATGCCCGCAGGGCAGGGCGTCTGCCGAACCCGCATGGCCTCCATTGGCGGATAG
- a CDS encoding ATP-binding protein: MSDTHYYHGLAKSMMFTIILVSFAPLLCIVLIAGYQYSVVYEEKVEAHLRELVLKHDQSVDTYLEEKVAEIQVLAEIIELGRLHDPASLQALHDALVRGHGSDFVDLGLVNSKGIQAAYAGPYKLQGVDYSKEEWFKAAKKNKVHVGDVGLGLRGVPHFTIALRVDEDGQEWILRTTLDFIAFNKLVEDIRIGETGLAYIINRQAEFQTTPRRDMTAEVPFLRQMAASMTGRFEMVRGRASITVKTIPTTGRETIFVTSPIKNGDWIMVYQQDAADAFSELNRSRNLALLVLLIGGISIAVMAYLMSKRMARKVARADAAKDIMNEQVIEAGKLASVGELAAGIAHEINNPVAIMVEEAGWIQDLLEEGLGKEDNEREVQRALNQIRTQGGRCKEITHKLLSFARKIDPTVKSVCLNELVLEIVQLSEQRAKYANVIIETSLADSIPLVEASPSEMQQVFLNLVNNAIDAMDPGGGSLDIMTRVEDNTVVVSIADTGCGIPQANLSRIFDPFFTTKPVGKGTGLGLSIIYGIINKMDGTIAVSSAVDQGTKFTIRLPIPEGEDTSACDFRINEHGT, translated from the coding sequence ATGTCTGATACGCATTACTACCATGGGTTGGCCAAGAGCATGATGTTTACCATCATACTCGTTTCCTTTGCTCCCCTCCTGTGCATTGTTCTTATCGCCGGATATCAATACAGCGTCGTGTATGAAGAGAAAGTTGAAGCCCATTTGCGTGAGCTGGTGCTTAAACACGACCAATCTGTGGATACATACCTTGAAGAAAAAGTAGCTGAAATTCAGGTTCTTGCCGAAATAATAGAACTCGGCAGACTGCATGATCCGGCCAGTCTCCAGGCTTTGCATGATGCGTTGGTCCGTGGACATGGCAGTGATTTTGTTGATCTGGGTCTTGTGAACAGCAAAGGTATTCAAGCTGCCTATGCCGGGCCATACAAACTTCAGGGCGTGGATTATTCGAAAGAGGAGTGGTTCAAAGCCGCAAAGAAGAACAAAGTCCATGTCGGGGATGTAGGCCTCGGGCTTCGGGGTGTACCGCATTTTACTATTGCCCTGCGCGTCGATGAAGATGGTCAGGAATGGATTTTGCGGACCACGCTCGACTTCATTGCCTTTAACAAGCTGGTCGAAGATATTCGTATCGGAGAAACCGGACTGGCCTATATTATCAATAGACAGGCGGAATTCCAGACGACCCCGCGTCGGGACATGACCGCCGAAGTTCCGTTCCTTCGTCAGATGGCCGCATCCATGACAGGGCGGTTCGAGATGGTGCGCGGCAGGGCGTCCATTACTGTTAAGACGATTCCTACCACCGGACGCGAAACGATTTTTGTGACCAGTCCCATCAAGAATGGTGACTGGATCATGGTGTATCAACAGGATGCGGCAGATGCTTTTTCCGAATTGAATCGATCAAGGAATCTAGCGTTGTTGGTCCTGCTTATAGGCGGCATCTCCATTGCGGTCATGGCGTATCTCATGAGTAAGCGCATGGCGCGTAAAGTGGCCCGGGCGGACGCGGCAAAGGACATCATGAACGAACAGGTTATTGAGGCCGGCAAGCTCGCATCTGTGGGGGAACTGGCGGCAGGTATTGCTCATGAGATCAATAATCCAGTGGCTATAATGGTCGAGGAGGCCGGGTGGATTCAGGATCTGTTGGAAGAAGGGCTCGGCAAGGAGGACAATGAACGAGAGGTGCAACGTGCGCTCAATCAAATTCGGACGCAGGGCGGGCGGTGTAAGGAAATCACCCACAAGCTGCTTAGTTTCGCCCGGAAGATCGACCCCACGGTCAAGTCGGTTTGCCTCAATGAGCTGGTTCTCGAAATCGTGCAGCTTTCCGAGCAGCGGGCCAAGTATGCCAATGTCATTATTGAAACCAGCCTAGCGGACAGTATCCCGCTCGTTGAAGCCAGCCCGTCTGAAATGCAGCAGGTTTTTCTGAATTTGGTCAATAATGCCATCGACGCTATGGACCCGGGGGGCGGTAGCCTCGACATCATGACCCGGGTGGAAGACAACACCGTGGTTGTTTCCATTGCAGATACCGGCTGCGGTATCCCCCAGGCGAACCTGTCCCGTATTTTCGATCCGTTTTTTACGACCAAGCCAGTAGGCAAGGGGACCGGCCTCGGGCTCTCCATTATTTATGGTATTATCAACAAGATGGACGGTACTATTGCGGTGAGCTCCGCCGTGGACCAGGGGACCAAATTTACCATCCGGCTGCCTATCCCAGAGGGTGAAGATACGAGTGCGTGTGATTTTAGAATAAATGAACATGGGACGTGA
- a CDS encoding molybdenum cofactor biosynthesis protein MoaE yields the protein MDINKALEDLKKEPGFAENVGMVLVHNGVVRGWSRKDRSEVTAIEVTPDLEKIEEIRADIEAYEGIFRAKAFAHSGRMQPGDDVLFLIVAGDIRENVKAALADFLDRVKAEAVTKKEIFA from the coding sequence ATGGATATCAACAAAGCACTTGAAGATCTGAAAAAGGAACCCGGCTTTGCCGAAAATGTCGGAATGGTGCTCGTACATAACGGCGTTGTACGCGGCTGGTCCCGCAAGGACCGGAGTGAAGTGACCGCCATTGAAGTGACCCCTGATCTTGAAAAGATCGAGGAGATCCGAGCCGACATTGAAGCCTATGAAGGAATTTTCAGAGCGAAGGCGTTCGCGCATTCAGGCCGTATGCAGCCCGGAGATGACGTGCTGTTTCTGATTGTGGCCGGTGATATTCGTGAAAATGTTAAGGCCGCCCTCGCCGATTTTTTGGATCGGGTCAAGGCAGAGGCTGTCACCAAGAAAGAGATTTTTGCCTGA